The following proteins come from a genomic window of Populus alba chromosome 12, ASM523922v2, whole genome shotgun sequence:
- the LOC118044737 gene encoding uncharacterized protein isoform X2 — protein MPPLLDFKDIQEKLSTQFRPWQRSFQFWVRAADIYTGYKVFQLRVSLVKDEEKQEAMWEGQHELAAEKIYAMCSDLGGFFLKVAQIIGKPDLAPAAWVRRLVTLYDRAPATPFDAVKLVLEKELGRSIEDIFERFDVEPLGSASIAQVHRARLKGDKSDVVVKVQHPGVQDLMMTDIHNLQAFALYMQKTDIKFDLFSVTKEMEKQIGYEFDFTREANAMERIRQFLYKNKKTSPVLVPRVLKDMVSRRAFVMEYMDGIPILNLGDEIAKRGINPGGKIAAAAKENILKSLTLAYGQMILKSGFFHADPHPGNILICKGSKVALLDYGQVKDLPDKLRLGYANLVLAIADGDPIRAAESYRELGIDTLSKCENEMQELFRLAQTMFDTKLPPGVAMLQPFSEDSSIKKISVETFPEELYSVLRTVHLLRGLSVGLGINYSCAEQWRPIAEQALYLAGRLKDLKTKRRGRSFFRRLL, from the exons ATGCCTCCTCTTCTTGATTTTAAAGACATCCAAGAAAAGCTCTCTACTCAGTTTAGACCATGGCAACGTTCTTTTCAGTTCTGGGTTCGTGCTGCTGATATCTACACTGGCTATAAG GTGTTTCAACTCAGAGTGAGTTTGGTGAAGGATGAGGAGAAGCAGGAGGCAATGTGGGAAGGACAACATGAGTTGGCTGCTGAAAAGATTTATGCTATGTGTTCTGATCTTGGTGGGTTCTTTCTCAAG GTTGCCCAAATCATTGGGAAGCCTGACCTGGCTCCAGCAGCATGGGTGAGAAGGCTTGTTACTTTGTACGATAGAGCTCCAGCAACTCCATTTGATGCTGTTAAGCTTGTGCTGGAGAAAGAGTTAGGTCGAAGCATTGAGGacatttttgaaagatttgatgTGGAACCTCTTGGTTCTGCCTCAATTGCACAG GTTCATCGGGCGAGATTGAAAGGTGATAAGAGTGATGTTGTTGTCAAG GTCCAACATCCTGGAGTTCAGGATCTGATGATGACAGACATACATAACCTTCAGGCATTTGCTTTATACATGCAAAAGAcagatatcaaatttgatctgtTCTCTGTGACAAAAGAAATGGAGAAACAG ATTGGATATGAATTTGACTTCACAAGGGAGGCTAATGCTATGGAAAGAATCCGGCAATTTCTGTATAAGAATAAGAAAACAAGTCCGGTTTTAGTGCCAAGAGTTCTGAAGGATATGGTCAGCAG GAGGGCCTTTGTAATGGAGTACATGGATGGGATCCCAATTTTGAATCTTGGTGAtgaaatagccaaaagaggaaTAAATCCTGGTGGTAAGATTGCAGCAGCAGCAAAGGA GAACATACTTAAAAGTTTGACACTAGCATATGGACAAATGATACTGAAGAGTGGTTTCTTCCACGCAGATCCTCATCCTGGAAATATATTGATCTGTAAAGGTTCTAAG GTTGCCTTGTTAGACTATGGGCAGGTGAAGGATCTCCCAGATAAGTTGAGGCTTGGGTATGCTAATTTGGTACTTGCTATTGCTGATGGTGACCCTATTAGAGCAGCAGAAAGCTATAG GGAGCTTGGCATAGATACCTTAAGCAAATGCGAGAATGAAATGCAGGAATTGTTTAGGTTGGCGCAAACAATGTTTGACACAAAACTCCCACCTGGAGTAGCAATGTTGCAACCTTTCTCAGAGGATTCTTCCATTAAAAAGATCTCTGTTGAG ACTTTCCCAGAGGAACTATATTCTGTTCTTCGCACCGTGCATCTTTTGAGAGGTCTCAGTGTGGGTCTTGGTATCAACTACTCATGTGCAGAACAATGGAGACCCATTGCTGAACAAGCACTGTATCTTGCTGGCAGATTAAAAG ATCTCAAGACCAAGCGTCGCGGACGAAGTTTCTTCAGGAGATTACTTTGA
- the LOC118044737 gene encoding uncharacterized protein isoform X1 — MPPLLDFKDIQEKLSTQFRPWQRSFQFWVRAADIYTGYKVFQLRVSLVKDEEKQEAMWEGQHELAAEKIYAMCSDLGGFFLKVAQIIGKPDLAPAAWVRRLVTLYDRAPATPFDAVKLVLEKELGRSIEDIFERFDVEPLGSASIAQVHRARLKGDKSDVVVKVQHPGVQDLMMTDIHNLQAFALYMQKTDIKFDLFSVTKEMEKQIGYEFDFTREANAMERIRQFLYKNKKTSPVLVPRVLKDMVSRRAFVMEYMDGIPILNLGDEIAKRGINPGGKIAAAAKENILKSLTLAYGQMILKSGFFHADPHPGNILICKGSKVALLDYGQVKDLPDKLRLGYANLVLAIADGDPIRAAESYRELGIDTLSKCENEMQELFRLAQTMFDTKLPPGVAMLQPFSEDSSIKKISVETFPEELYSVLRTVHLLRGLSVGLGINYSCAEQWRPIAEQALYLAGRLKDTDLKTKRRGRSFFRRLL; from the exons ATGCCTCCTCTTCTTGATTTTAAAGACATCCAAGAAAAGCTCTCTACTCAGTTTAGACCATGGCAACGTTCTTTTCAGTTCTGGGTTCGTGCTGCTGATATCTACACTGGCTATAAG GTGTTTCAACTCAGAGTGAGTTTGGTGAAGGATGAGGAGAAGCAGGAGGCAATGTGGGAAGGACAACATGAGTTGGCTGCTGAAAAGATTTATGCTATGTGTTCTGATCTTGGTGGGTTCTTTCTCAAG GTTGCCCAAATCATTGGGAAGCCTGACCTGGCTCCAGCAGCATGGGTGAGAAGGCTTGTTACTTTGTACGATAGAGCTCCAGCAACTCCATTTGATGCTGTTAAGCTTGTGCTGGAGAAAGAGTTAGGTCGAAGCATTGAGGacatttttgaaagatttgatgTGGAACCTCTTGGTTCTGCCTCAATTGCACAG GTTCATCGGGCGAGATTGAAAGGTGATAAGAGTGATGTTGTTGTCAAG GTCCAACATCCTGGAGTTCAGGATCTGATGATGACAGACATACATAACCTTCAGGCATTTGCTTTATACATGCAAAAGAcagatatcaaatttgatctgtTCTCTGTGACAAAAGAAATGGAGAAACAG ATTGGATATGAATTTGACTTCACAAGGGAGGCTAATGCTATGGAAAGAATCCGGCAATTTCTGTATAAGAATAAGAAAACAAGTCCGGTTTTAGTGCCAAGAGTTCTGAAGGATATGGTCAGCAG GAGGGCCTTTGTAATGGAGTACATGGATGGGATCCCAATTTTGAATCTTGGTGAtgaaatagccaaaagaggaaTAAATCCTGGTGGTAAGATTGCAGCAGCAGCAAAGGA GAACATACTTAAAAGTTTGACACTAGCATATGGACAAATGATACTGAAGAGTGGTTTCTTCCACGCAGATCCTCATCCTGGAAATATATTGATCTGTAAAGGTTCTAAG GTTGCCTTGTTAGACTATGGGCAGGTGAAGGATCTCCCAGATAAGTTGAGGCTTGGGTATGCTAATTTGGTACTTGCTATTGCTGATGGTGACCCTATTAGAGCAGCAGAAAGCTATAG GGAGCTTGGCATAGATACCTTAAGCAAATGCGAGAATGAAATGCAGGAATTGTTTAGGTTGGCGCAAACAATGTTTGACACAAAACTCCCACCTGGAGTAGCAATGTTGCAACCTTTCTCAGAGGATTCTTCCATTAAAAAGATCTCTGTTGAG ACTTTCCCAGAGGAACTATATTCTGTTCTTCGCACCGTGCATCTTTTGAGAGGTCTCAGTGTGGGTCTTGGTATCAACTACTCATGTGCAGAACAATGGAGACCCATTGCTGAACAAGCACTGTATCTTGCTGGCAGATTAAAAG aTACAGATCTCAAGACCAAGCGTCGCGGACGAAGTTTCTTCAGGAGATTACTTTGA
- the LOC118044737 gene encoding uncharacterized protein isoform X3, which produces MWEGQHELAAEKIYAMCSDLGGFFLKVAQIIGKPDLAPAAWVRRLVTLYDRAPATPFDAVKLVLEKELGRSIEDIFERFDVEPLGSASIAQVHRARLKGDKSDVVVKVQHPGVQDLMMTDIHNLQAFALYMQKTDIKFDLFSVTKEMEKQIGYEFDFTREANAMERIRQFLYKNKKTSPVLVPRVLKDMVSRRAFVMEYMDGIPILNLGDEIAKRGINPGGKIAAAAKENILKSLTLAYGQMILKSGFFHADPHPGNILICKGSKVALLDYGQVKDLPDKLRLGYANLVLAIADGDPIRAAESYRELGIDTLSKCENEMQELFRLAQTMFDTKLPPGVAMLQPFSEDSSIKKISVETFPEELYSVLRTVHLLRGLSVGLGINYSCAEQWRPIAEQALYLAGRLKDTDLKTKRRGRSFFRRLL; this is translated from the exons ATGTGGGAAGGACAACATGAGTTGGCTGCTGAAAAGATTTATGCTATGTGTTCTGATCTTGGTGGGTTCTTTCTCAAG GTTGCCCAAATCATTGGGAAGCCTGACCTGGCTCCAGCAGCATGGGTGAGAAGGCTTGTTACTTTGTACGATAGAGCTCCAGCAACTCCATTTGATGCTGTTAAGCTTGTGCTGGAGAAAGAGTTAGGTCGAAGCATTGAGGacatttttgaaagatttgatgTGGAACCTCTTGGTTCTGCCTCAATTGCACAG GTTCATCGGGCGAGATTGAAAGGTGATAAGAGTGATGTTGTTGTCAAG GTCCAACATCCTGGAGTTCAGGATCTGATGATGACAGACATACATAACCTTCAGGCATTTGCTTTATACATGCAAAAGAcagatatcaaatttgatctgtTCTCTGTGACAAAAGAAATGGAGAAACAG ATTGGATATGAATTTGACTTCACAAGGGAGGCTAATGCTATGGAAAGAATCCGGCAATTTCTGTATAAGAATAAGAAAACAAGTCCGGTTTTAGTGCCAAGAGTTCTGAAGGATATGGTCAGCAG GAGGGCCTTTGTAATGGAGTACATGGATGGGATCCCAATTTTGAATCTTGGTGAtgaaatagccaaaagaggaaTAAATCCTGGTGGTAAGATTGCAGCAGCAGCAAAGGA GAACATACTTAAAAGTTTGACACTAGCATATGGACAAATGATACTGAAGAGTGGTTTCTTCCACGCAGATCCTCATCCTGGAAATATATTGATCTGTAAAGGTTCTAAG GTTGCCTTGTTAGACTATGGGCAGGTGAAGGATCTCCCAGATAAGTTGAGGCTTGGGTATGCTAATTTGGTACTTGCTATTGCTGATGGTGACCCTATTAGAGCAGCAGAAAGCTATAG GGAGCTTGGCATAGATACCTTAAGCAAATGCGAGAATGAAATGCAGGAATTGTTTAGGTTGGCGCAAACAATGTTTGACACAAAACTCCCACCTGGAGTAGCAATGTTGCAACCTTTCTCAGAGGATTCTTCCATTAAAAAGATCTCTGTTGAG ACTTTCCCAGAGGAACTATATTCTGTTCTTCGCACCGTGCATCTTTTGAGAGGTCTCAGTGTGGGTCTTGGTATCAACTACTCATGTGCAGAACAATGGAGACCCATTGCTGAACAAGCACTGTATCTTGCTGGCAGATTAAAAG aTACAGATCTCAAGACCAAGCGTCGCGGACGAAGTTTCTTCAGGAGATTACTTTGA
- the LOC118044739 gene encoding nucleoside diphosphate kinase 2, chloroplastic, producing MESVAAFGGAKFCISSSTILPSSTYTTNTTALSFTSRNNLNLRTTHLSAFHSKSHLFSFNSSPSHPHATKTRNSRKPRIFLPHLVASMKQVDETYIMVKPDGVQRGLVGEIISRFEKKGFKLTGLKLFQCPKELAEEHYKDLKAKPFFPGLIDYITSGPVVCMAWEGVGVVASARKLIGSTDPLKAEPGTIRGDLAVQTGRNVVHGSDSPENGKREIGLWFKEGELCQWTPAQAPWLRE from the exons ATGGAGAGTGTAGCCGCGTTTGGTGGAGCCAAATTTTGTATCTCTTCTTCAACCATTCTTCCTTCATCAACTTACACCACCAACACCACAGCCTTATCCTTCACTTCCCGCAATAACCTTAACCTACGCACAACCCACCTATCTGCATTCCATTCAAAATCCCATCTTTTCTCTTTCAACAGTTCCCCTTCACATCCTCATGCTACTAAAACTCGCAACTCTAGAAAGCCCCGCATCTTTCTTCCTCATTTGGTGGCTTCCATg AAACAAGTTGATGAGACTTACATTATGGTCAAGCCTGATGGTGTTCAACGTGGCCTT GTTGGAGAAATAATCTCGAGGTTTGAGAAGAAAGGATTTAAACTGACTGGTTTGAAGCTCTTCCAATGCCCTAAAGAATTGGCAGAG GAGCACTATAAGGATCTCAAGGCCAAGCCTTTCTTCCCTGGTCTGATCGATTACATCACTTCTGGTCCAGTTGTGTGTATG GCATGGGAAGGTGTTGGGGTTGTAGCATCAGCACGTAAGCTAATAGGGTCCACGGATCCTCTTAAGGCCGAACCAGGCACAATAAGAGGAGATCTCGCTGTTCAAACAGGAAG GAATGTGGTTCATGGCAGTGACAGCCCTGAAAATGGAAAGCGTGAAATAG GACTTTGGTTTAAAGAAGGTGAATTATGTCAGTGGACACCAGCTCAAGCACCTTGGCTCCGGGAGTGA
- the LOC118044847 gene encoding LOW QUALITY PROTEIN: GRAS family protein RAD1-like (The sequence of the model RefSeq protein was modified relative to this genomic sequence to represent the inferred CDS: inserted 2 bases in 2 codons; deleted 2 bases in 2 codons): MKKRQQEQHKGRENCNYQQHSHHYQQHTQKQIQCNKGKTCKFKRSSSDLEEDGASSAILLLACIACTPSEFNDETLSETSGLDLSLAAMAACYPHPYLPIFESNVVSWMLPFSDETRDAKRIKRSSSMVLESIRSNGSSLYSGGSSICRCSSTNSLNNIPKLHFRDHIWTYTQRYVAAEAVEEAAAAMINAEEGGNEEEGNADGMRLVQXSALLSELRSNALVFGSAFQRVATCFVQGLIDRLSLVQVQPLGAVGFVAPTMNIIDIASDKKEEASRLVYEICPHIRFGHFVANNSILESFAGESSVHVMDLGMTLGLPHGHQWRLLIQSLAERAGKPPSRLRITGVGLCVDRFRIIGDELEEYAKDMGINXEFSVVKSSLENLRPEDIKTSEDEVLVVNSIRQLHCVVKESRGDLNSVLQIIHELSPKVLVLVEQDSSHNGPFFLGRFMEALHYYSAIFDKNIVSCEGPARVERNERVDQWRRRRSRAGFQVAPIKMMAQAKQWLVKSKVCDDYTVVEEKGCFLLEMPKKWQPIILQFLNTIGPGFMRPLVAV, translated from the exons ATGAAGAAGAGGCAGCAAGAACAGCACAAGGGAAGGGAGAATTGCAACTATCAACAACACAGTCATCACTACCAGCAGCATACGCAGAAGCAAATTCAATGCAACAAAGGAAAAACCTGCAAGTTCAAGAGGAGCAGCTCCGATCTCGAAGAAGATGGCGCTTCCTCAGCTATTCTCTTGCTTGCCTGCATCGCCTGCACTCCGTC GGAGTTCAATGATGAAACCTTAAGTGAAACGAGT GGTCTTGATCTCAGTCTTGCAGCTATGGCT GCATGCTATCCGCACCCTTATTTGCCCATATTTGAGAGCAATGTTGTTTCCTGGATGCTTCCTTTTTCGGATGAAACCAGAGATGCTAAGAGGATCAAACGGTCCTCAAGCATGGTACTTGAATCCATAAGAAGTAATGGTAGCAGTCTTTATAGTGGTGGAAGCAGTATTTGCCGCTGTAGCAGCACTAATAGCTTGAATAACATTCCAAAACTTCATTTCAGAGATCATATATGGACTTATACGCAAAGATATGTTGCAGCTGAGGCTGTTGAAGAGGCAGCAGCAGCCATGATCAATGCCGAGGAAGgtggaaatgaagaagaagggaATGCTGATGGAATGAGGTTGGTTC CCTCGGCCTTATTATCCGAGCTCCGATCTAATGCTTTGGTCTTTGGCTCTGCTTTCCAACGCGTGGCAACTTGCTTCGTGCAAGGACTGATCGACAGGCTCTCTCTGGTTCAAGTTCAACCACTAGGGGCGGTTGGTTTTGTTGCACCCACGATGAACATAATAGACATTGCCTCAGACAAGAAGGAAGAAGCTTCACGCCTTGTTTACGAAATTTGCCCACATATTCGGTTTGGTCACTTTGTTGCCAATAATTCTATTTTGGAATCCTTTGCGGGAGAGAGTTCAGTTCATGTGATGGACCTAGGAATGACACTTGGATTACCACACGGTCACCAATGGCGCCTGCTTATCCAAAGCCTCGCCGAACGAGCTGGAAAGCCACCTAGTCGCCTTCGAATAACTGGTGTTGGCCTTTGCGTTGACAGATTCCGAATCATCGGCGATGAACTCGAGGAATATGCAAAAGATATGGGAATTA CTGAGTTCTCAGTGGTGAAAAGCAGCCTGGAAAACTTGAGGCCTGAAGACATCAAAACCAGTGAAGATGAAGTTCTTGTTGTCAACAGCATTCGTCAACTCCATTGCGTGGTAAAGGAAAGCAGGGGAGATCTGAATTCTGTCTTGCAGATTATTCATGAGCTCTCACCAAAGGTTCTTGTTCTAGTTGAACAAGATTCAAGCCACAATGGTCCATTCTTTCTAGGAAGATTCATGGAGGCACTGCATTACTATTCCGCAATCTTTGACAAGAACATTGTGAGCTGTGAGGGGCCGGCAAGAGTTGAACGGAATGAGAGGGTGGATCAGTGGCGCAGGAGGAGGAGCCGTGCAGGATTTCAGGTTGCCCCCATTAAGATGATGGCCCAGGCTAAGCAATGGCTGGTGAAGAGTAAGGTTTGTGATGATTACACAGTTGTTGAAGAGAAGGGGTGCTTCTTGCTGGAAATGCCAAAAAAGTGGCAGCCAATAATTTTGCAGTTCTTGAATACAATTGGTCCAGGTTTCATGAGGCCATTGGTTGCTGTGTAA
- the LOC118044736 gene encoding glyceraldehyde-3-phosphate dehydrogenase 2, cytosolic yields the protein MGKIKIGINGFGRIGRLVARVALQRDDVELVAVNDPFITTDYMTYMFKYDTVHGQWKHHELKVKDSKTLLFGEKSVAVFGVRNPEEIPWGETGADYIVESTGVFTDKDKAAAHLKGGAKKVIISAPSKDAPMFVMGVNEKSYTPDLNIVSNASCTTNCLAPLAKVIHDRFGIIEGLMTTVHSITATQKTVDGPSSKDWRGGRAASFNIIPSSTGAAKAVGKVLPALNGKLTGMAFRVPTVDVSVVDLTVRLEKGASYEDIKAAIKEESEGKMKGILGYTDEDLVSTDFIGDNRSSIFDAKAGIALNDNYVKLVAWYDNEWGYSTRVVDLITYIASVSK from the exons ATGG GAAAGATCAAGATTGGAATCAACG GATTTGGAAGAATTGGAAGGTTGGTAGCTAGAGTAGCTTTACAGAGAGATGATGTTGAACTTGTTGCTGTCAACGATCCCTTCATTACCACCGATTACATG ACATATATGTTTAAGTATGATACAGTTCATGGTCAATGGAAACATCATGAGCTTAAGGTTAAGGATTCCAAGACACTTCTCTTCGGAGAGAAGTCTGTTGCTGTTTTTGGTGTCAG gAACCCAGAGGAGATCCCATGGGGTGAGACCGGAGCTGATTATATAGTGGAGTCGACTGGAGTTTTCACTGATAAGGATAAGGCTGCTGCTCACTTGAAG GGTGGAGCTAAGAAAGTCATCATCTCAGCCCCAAGCAAGGATGCTCCTATGTTTGTTATGGGTGTTAATGAGAAGAGTTACACACCGGATCTTAACATTGTATCCAATGCTAGTTGCACTACCAACTGCCTTGCTCCCCTTGCTAAG gtcattCATGACAGATTTGGCATCATTGAGGGACTTATGACCACTGTTCACTCTATTACTG CTACCCAGAAAACTGTTGATGGGCCCTCTTCAAAGGACTGGAGAGGTGGAAGAGCTGCTTCATTCAACATCATTCCTAGCAGCACAGGAGCTGCAAAG GCCGTGGGGAAGGTGCTACCTGCTTTAAATGGCAAGCTGACAGGAATGGCTTTCCGTGTTCCCACCGTTGATGTCTCTGTCGTGGACCTCACAGTGAGACTTGAGAAGGGAGCTTCATACGAAGATATTAAAGCTGCAATCAA GGAGGAGTCCGAGGGAAAGATGAAGGGAATCTTAGGGTACACCGATGAAGATTTGGTTTCAACAGACTTCATTGGCGATAACCG ATCAAGTATCTTTGATGCCAAAGCTGGAATTGCTCTGAACGATAACTATGTGAAGCTCGTTGCGTGGTATGACAACGAGTGGGGCTACAG CACTCGCGTGGTTGACTTGATCACCTACATTGCATCTGTTTCTAAATGA